The Nocardia bhagyanarayanae region CGTTCGTCGACAACTGGCCGGGCACCCTCGTCGTGGTCAGCCACGACCTGGAACTGCTCGAACACATGGACAGCACTGGGGAATTGCACGCCGCGGAACTGGAAGTGTTCGGCGGCCCCTACAGCGCGTGGAAGCAGTACTTCGACGAGCGCCAGGCCGCGGCCGCGCAGGCGGCCCGCACCGCCGAACAGGCACTGAAAGCCGAGAAGCGCCAGCGCGTCGAGGCCGAGACCAAACTCGCGCGCCGGGAACGCACCGCACGCGCGACGCAACAGCACGGCGGCATCCCGCGCATCCTGGCGGGCAACCGAGCCAGCCGGGCTCAGGTCTCGGCGGGTGCGATGCGCACCGGCCTCGACGCGAAAGTCCGCACCGCGCAACGGATTCTCGACGATGCCGCGTCCCGCGTTCGTCGCGAGGAGCACATTCACCTGGCGCTGCCCGACCCGGACGTGCCCCGCGGCAGGCGTATCGCCGAACTGCGCGACGGCGACCACACCTTCGTCATCCAGGGCCCCGAGCGGGTCGCGCTCACCGGACCCAACGGGGCCGGAAAGTCGACTCTGATCGAGAACCTGCTCGGCACAAGAGCTTCCGCTCCTGGCCGCGCGACGGCCACTCTGTGCACCGACCGCGTCGGCTATCTGCCGCAGCGACTGGACGGACTCGACGAGAACGCGAGCGCGGTCGAGAACGTGCACGCCGTCGCGACCGCCACGCCGCCCGCCGCCATCCGCGATCAGCTGGCCCGGCTGCTGCTGCGCGGTGACAGCGTGGACCGGCCGGTCGCTACGCTGTCCGGCGGGGAGCGGTTCCGCGTCTCCCTGGCCCGCCTGCTGCTGGCCGACCCACCGGCCCAGCTCCTGATCCTCGACGAGCCGACCAACAACCTCGACATCGCCAGCGTCGAGCAGCTCGTCGAGGCGCTCGCGGACTACCGGGGCGCGATTCTCGTCGTGAGCCACGATCATCCGTTCCTGGCGCGGATCGGCATCGACACCATCGTCGAACTCGGCGCGGACGGCCGCCTGCACCGGCGCGGCGCACTCG contains the following coding sequences:
- a CDS encoding ABC-F family ATP-binding cassette domain-containing protein, translated to MPTSTHASITLHDLTFEWPDGTVALSHLSGVFGTGRTGLIGRNGAGKSTLLRLIAGILTPSSGRVEVAGEVGYLPQTLTLGHDTTLAELLGIADKLTALRAIEAGDSDERHFEAIGDDWDIEARANESLNEIGFTAADLDRRVGEISGGQAVLAAITGLRIRRTPITLLDEPTNNLDRSTRAQLSAFVDNWPGTLVVVSHDLELLEHMDSTGELHAAELEVFGGPYSAWKQYFDERQAAAAQAARTAEQALKAEKRQRVEAETKLARRERTARATQQHGGIPRILAGNRASRAQVSAGAMRTGLDAKVRTAQRILDDAASRVRREEHIHLALPDPDVPRGRRIAELRDGDHTFVIQGPERVALTGPNGAGKSTLIENLLGTRASAPGRATATLCTDRVGYLPQRLDGLDENASAVENVHAVATATPPAAIRDQLARLLLRGDSVDRPVATLSGGERFRVSLARLLLADPPAQLLILDEPTNNLDIASVEQLVEALADYRGAILVVSHDHPFLARIGIDTIVELGADGRLHRRGALEELDH